From one Culex quinquefasciatus strain JHB chromosome 3, VPISU_Cqui_1.0_pri_paternal, whole genome shotgun sequence genomic stretch:
- the LOC6047961 gene encoding LOW QUALITY PROTEIN: integrator complex subunit 2 (The sequence of the model RefSeq protein was modified relative to this genomic sequence to represent the inferred CDS: inserted 3 bases in 2 codons): MLFILFYCKKKAFNMSFAPVSSRAFSAIQKLDLGELAQCTVAEIRPLLPCLVRMSLLPALDGTKSWMEARKQILSILAGVEVVNNIVSLLQVSFHELEVDVKKEQQLRQKIGFTAQDSAQFHSLPNGVVMGFERADIVSKVRVVLSELFYIQAQIAEQTTQAAIQKSSTEIVIKKSELFDNDIYLEEIADIICIALAELPSLLSLTELVETLLYVNCGSRIICWVVANMPDCFREVVTALIVNGDEDTPDGKLRLAALYELCDMNPGQALTTRTICVEQTKMPSLMLKLSLKDPQNLVAFVSGLLLGNDQNIRTYLALYVRTSQKRKGDALYMMRDELLRQLQNIVAHSQNSHLPEEHVVQSAAMLRLYCALRGISGIKFTDEEILCLIQLITSKPPPTPAGIRFVSLGLCMLIACPSLIAHVGIEAKVIEWIQWLIKEEAYFESVNDTSASFGEMLLLMAIHFHSNQLTHICELACSTLGMKFPLRPNTISRMKTIFTQEIFTEQVVAAHAIKVPVTMNLNATIPGYLPVHCIHQLLKSRAFSKHKVPIKSWIYKQICNSVTPLHPVLPALIEVYVNSIILPNQKGPVEHTHKALSEQEIQQVFQNCSLYQGRADAMDTSQKEDATADNNPNLTPQLLLLYYLLLYEDVRLSNMVNIITNGRQVKGYSNEFMSELPIKFLLHQAQKXQQEYSVLFSPLLRLLATXFPHLSLVDDWIDEEGISLEHTSDAPLTEMNIVEAFEEIELRPGKTIKCLKIMAKKSPTDLWPLAATFIRYFKKILGCTVPRLIQEEYGSVWLRLNTVFPRRLWVMSINALMPEDAVTKNFNLTQETILIDPLQVLRCDERVFRCAGALTIVLRILQASLAASKSQLTRHMLDKPLIEVGHQVKSDTDREELKLALVASQESVAVQILLEACLETEDDRLKPGRQWSLREIRGVICSYIHQVFIAEPSLAKLVHFQGYPRELLAMTVRGIPSMHICLDFIPELLSMAEMDKQIFAIDLTSHLSLQYALPKSLSISKLCINTLTTLLGVLSSDTRIEMFRAVLPCIVRFSEAFPPLLDECIMFLMQLGRIAESQATLGRAASLPTLYLGPEAKVRSQSKRSQYAEKLVEEVKETYSRLLDDAVLNPKIY, translated from the exons gcaaaaaatcggattCACCGCCCAGGACTCGGCCCAATTTCATAGCCTTCCAAATGGAGTCGTAATGGGCTTTGAGCGAGCGGACATCGTGAGCAAAGTGAGAGTAGTCCTGTCAGAGTTGTTTTACATCCAGGCGCAGATCGCGGAACAAACGACGCAAGCGGCCATCCAAAAGTCGTCTACGGAAATCGTGATTAAAAAGTCGGAACTATTTGACAACGACATCTATCTGGAGGAAATTGCTGATATCATTTGTATAGCGTTGGCCGAGCTGCCATCACTTCTGAGTCTGACGGAACTTGTCGAAACATTGCTGTACGTAAACTGTGGAAGCCGCATCATTTGCTGGGTCGTGGCCAACATGCCCGATTGCTTCCGAGAGGTTGTGACGGCGCTTATAGTGAATGGCGATGAGGACACGCCGGATGGGAAGCTTCGGTTGGCTGCCCTCTATGAGCTGTGCGACATGAATCCGGGCCAAGCGTTGACAACGAGAACAATCTGCGTGGAACAGACGAAGATGCCATCGTTGATGCTGAAGCTAAGCCTAAAGGACCCGCAGAACTTGGTTGCCTTTGTGTCGGGCCTGTTGCTcggaaatgatcaaaatattcGCACCTACTTGGCGCTGTATGTTCGAACAAGTCAAAAACGCAAAGGAGACGCACTTTACATGATGCGCGACGAGCTGTTGCGACAGCTGCAAAACATTGTAGCTCACTCGCAGAATTCTCACCTGCCGGAAGAGCACGTTGTGCAATCGGCTGCCATGTTGCGTCTGTACTGTGCCCTGCGAGGAATCTCCGGCATCAAGTTCACCGACGAAGAGATCTTGTGTCTCATCCAGTTGATCACATCGAAGCCACCGCCGACACCGGCGGGAATTCGGTTCGTGTCCCTCGGTTTATGCATGCTGATCGCTTGCCCTTCACTGATTGCCCACGTTGGCATTGAAGCGAAAGTAATAGAATGGATCCAGTGGTTGATTAAGGAGGAAGCTTACTTTGAGAGCGTCAACGACACGTCGGCGTCATTCGGAGAAATGTTGCTGCTAATGGCGATTCACTTTCACTCCAATCAGCTAACTCACATTTGCGAGCTGGCTTGTTCGACGCTGGGCATGAAATTTCCCCTGCGACCTAACACCATCAGCCGCATGAAGACCATTTTCACGCAGGAGATCTTCACCGAGCAGGTGGTGGCAGCACACGCCATCAAGGTTCCCGTTACAATGAATCTGAACGCTACGATTCCTGGCTATCTGCCAGTCCATTGCATTCATCAGCTGCTCAAATCGCGAGCTTTTTCCAAGCATAAGGTCCCAATCAAAAGTTGGATTTACAAACAAATTTGCAACTCGGTGACGCCGCTTCACCCCGTGCTGCCGGCTCTGATAGAAGTCTACGTCAACTCTATCATTTTACCCAACCAGAAAGGACCGGTCGAACACACGCACAAGGCACTTTCGGAACAGGAAATTCAGCAGGTGTTTCAAAACTGTTCCCTCTATCAGGGCAGAGCCGATGCGATGGATACTTCCCAGAAAGAAGATGCCACTGCAGATAACAATCCGAATTTGACGCCCCAATTGCTACTGCTCTACTACCTGTTGCTGTACGAGGATGTCCGGTTGAGCAATATGGTCAACATAATCACAAACGGCCGACAGGTGAAAGGTTACTCCAACGAGTTTATGTCAGAGTTGCCGATCAAATTCCTGCTTCATCAAGCGCAAAA CCAACAGGAGTACAGTGTCTTGTTTAGTCCTCTGCTGCGTCTGCTTGCAA CATTTCCCCATTTGTCGCTCGTAGACGACTGGATCGATGAGGAGGGCATTTCGCTCGAGCACACTTCGGACGCTCCGCTGACCGAGATGAACATCGTCGAAGCATTCGAAGAGATCGAACTTCGTCCAGGCAAGACCATCAAATGTCTGAAAATCATGGCGAAAAAGTCTCCGACAGATCTGTGGCCCTTGGCGGCCACTTTTATTCGATACTTTAAGAAGATTCTCGGTTGTACGGTACCACGCTTGATTCAGGAGGAATACGGTTCCGTGTGGCTCCGATTGAATACCGTTTTTCCCCGGCGACTGTGGGTTATGTCGATCAACGCCCTGATGCCGGAGGATGCAGTGACGAAAAACTTCAATCTAACGCAGGAAACCATCCTGATTGACCCGTTGCAAGTGCTGCGCTGTGACGAACGTGTGTTCCGCTGTGCCGGGGCACTGACGATCGTGCTGCGCATACTGCAAGCCAGTTTGGCCGCGTCCAAAAGTCAACTCACGCGCCACATGCTGGATAAACCGTTGATCGAAGTGGGACATCAGGTGAAATCCGACACCGACCGGGAAGAGCTCAAGCTGGCACTGGTGGCCTCGCAAGAAAGTGTCGCCGTACAGATTCTGCTGGAGGCTTGTCTTGAAACCGAAGACGATCGCCTGAAACCGGGTCGACAGTGGTCATTGCGCGAAATTCGTGGCGTCATCTGTTCGTACATCCATCAGGTTTTTATCGCGGAACCGTCGCTAGCCAAGTTGGTTCACTTCCAGGGCTACCCGCGCGAACTGCTCGCCATGACGGTCCGCGGAATCCCGTCGATGCACATCTGTCTGGACTTTATTCCCGAGCTACTCAGTATGGCCGAAATGGACAAGCAAATTTTTGCCATTGACCTGACATCGCATCTATCCTTACAGTACGCTCTACCTAAATCGCTCAgtatttccaagttgtgcataAACACGCTGACCACGCTACTGGGAG ttcTCTCCAGCGACACCCGCATTGAAATGTTCCGTGCCGTATTGCCTTGTATTGTGCGCTTTTCGGAAGCGTTCCCCCCGCTGTTGGACGAGTGTATTATGTTTTTGATGCAGCTCGGCCGCATCGCCGAATCCCAGGCAACCCTCGGACGGGCCGCTTCCCTGCCAACGCTGTATCTAGGTCCAGAGGCAAAGGTACGATCACAGAGCAAACGATCCCAATACGCTGAAAAGCTGGTCGAGGAAGTAAAGGAAACGTACAGCAGACTGTTGGACGACGCAGTTCTCAATCCGAAAATTTATTAA
- the LOC6047960 gene encoding uncharacterized protein LOC6047960 translates to MSSSESEDENLKQLLEAADTSLFNDAMFREPRVENSVKPDCADKNNVMIRIPGRFETRTPVELPASNRYLNEEESVFQSNLNVTESMKKFIGKKLSTLIANSIAFVEIKPVKREPRTSESSGVRLLRGFGERLEISCEGGNVPVAIGQGKPIKRRIVEDDFAVSKNEMIEQAAYDADTLSKSTVGWTDRPKSKLYEYRQAGKSEVFTLSMTDEFSTARRKNNWDDAKIKTFRRNR, encoded by the exons atgtcCAGCTCAGAATCGGAAGACGAAAATCTAAAGCAACTTCTGGAAGCGGCTGATACAAGTCTGTTTAACGATGCAATGTTTCGCGAGCCACGTGTGGAAAATTCTGTTAAACCGGATTGCGCCGATAAAA ataacgtcatgattcgaattcccggacgctttgaAACCCGGACACCAGTCGAGCTTCCCGCATCTAACAGGTATCTGAACGAGGAAGAAAGCGTTTTCCAGAGCAACCTAAACGTTACTGAATCAATGAAGAAATTTATCGGCAAAAAACTCTCCACTCTGATTGCGAACAGTATTGCGTTTGTCGAAATTAAACCGGTTAAACGTGAACCACGCACCTCGGAATCCAGCGGCGTCAGACTGTTACGAGGCTTTGGGGAGAGATTGGAAATTTCGTGTGAAGGTGGAAATGTACCAGTAGCTATCGGGCAAGGGAAACCAATTAAGAGAAGAATAGTTGAAGATGATTTTGCTGTTTCGAAAAATGAGATGATTGAGCAAGCAGCTTATGATGCAGATACCTTGAGTAAATCCACAGTTGGGTGGACAGATAGACCGAAATCCAAACTGTACGAGTACCGACAAGCTGGCAAATCTGAAGTTTTTACTCTTTCAATGACTGATGAATTTAGCACGGCAAGGAGAAAAAACAATTGGGACGATGCAAAGATTAAAACTTTTCGTAGAAATCGTTAA